A region of Candidatus Omnitrophota bacterium DNA encodes the following proteins:
- a CDS encoding formylglycine-generating enzyme family protein, with protein sequence MNYKTIYDRLFLRFLIVFAASCEILEAHPETHGFASIPMATGSSAANFYFQYEFEQPTLLENRWSAIPGGFQLGTPAGRVAFAAFNSGEMPSSNDKLGMQVQVQGKQVAFLLAMNPIQNQGKPVLLRLIARANGLDAQLALVALKGDLQTGENMDGSIATHIPANSSKMIESEYCLTLLYQPDSGTDITPAIQVAGTGGFGVTTVWIDRLEVYLVEDALFASKSLTFPATPAPSGISVTIPLPNLPEGAKPLEMVLIKTGMFVMGAPYSERGRSNDYDWPPHEVTISKDFYLGKYELTQAQWQAVMGSNPSNFQGNPNNPVENLLWSDCQEFIEKLNQLGQGIFRLPTEAEWEYACRAGTRTRFSYGDILETDDQREFSPIHDQYMWWCTNSSDQPHEVGLKLPNPWGLYDMHGNVWEWCSDWWEAPYARWPQVDPQGPETGTSIVIRGGSWFDYSSSCRSAFHYTVSEGKYYNIGFRVCRIP encoded by the coding sequence ATGAATTATAAGACGATATATGACCGATTGTTTTTGCGCTTTCTCATTGTCTTCGCCGCGTCTTGCGAGATATTGGAGGCGCATCCCGAAACGCATGGATTCGCCTCGATCCCGATGGCGACCGGTTCCAGCGCGGCGAATTTCTATTTCCAATACGAATTCGAACAGCCGACGTTATTGGAAAATCGGTGGTCGGCGATTCCCGGCGGCTTTCAATTGGGAACGCCGGCGGGCCGCGTGGCGTTCGCGGCGTTCAATTCGGGAGAGATGCCGTCATCCAACGATAAATTAGGGATGCAAGTTCAGGTTCAGGGTAAACAAGTTGCGTTTCTACTGGCCATGAATCCGATTCAAAATCAAGGAAAGCCAGTTTTATTGCGTTTAATTGCGCGAGCCAACGGCCTAGACGCGCAACTGGCTCTCGTTGCTCTAAAAGGCGACTTACAGACGGGAGAGAATATGGATGGCTCCATCGCGACTCATATTCCCGCTAATTCTTCAAAGATGATCGAATCCGAGTATTGCCTGACCTTGCTCTATCAACCCGATTCAGGGACGGATATCACTCCCGCCATTCAAGTCGCCGGAACCGGCGGCTTCGGAGTGACGACGGTGTGGATCGACCGGTTGGAAGTCTATTTAGTGGAGGACGCTCTTTTCGCTTCGAAGAGCCTTACTTTTCCCGCAACGCCGGCGCCAAGCGGGATTTCGGTTACAATTCCTCTTCCCAATCTTCCCGAAGGCGCGAAGCCGTTGGAGATGGTCTTGATTAAAACGGGGATGTTTGTAATGGGTGCGCCTTACAGCGAACGCGGACGATCGAACGATTACGATTGGCCGCCGCATGAAGTGACGATATCGAAGGATTTCTATTTGGGGAAATATGAATTAACACAAGCGCAGTGGCAAGCGGTTATGGGGTCGAATCCATCCAATTTTCAAGGAAATCCAAACAATCCCGTTGAAAATCTCTTATGGAGCGATTGCCAGGAATTCATTGAAAAATTGAACCAACTAGGTCAAGGAATCTTTCGTTTGCCCACGGAAGCGGAATGGGAATACGCTTGCCGAGCGGGAACAAGGACGCGATTTTCTTATGGGGATATTCTTGAAACAGACGATCAACGGGAATTTTCGCCGATTCACGACCAGTATATGTGGTGGTGCACAAATTCGAGCGATCAGCCTCACGAAGTAGGTTTGAAACTGCCCAATCCTTGGGGACTTTATGATATGCACGGAAACGTATGGGAATGGTGTTCGGATTGGTGGGAAGCGCCTTACGCGAGATGGCCGCAAGTCGATCCGCAAGGTCCTGAAACAGGGACGTCCATTGTTATCAGAGGCGGGAGTTGGTTCGATTATTCCAGCAGTTGCCGTTCGGCGTTCCATTATACGGTTTCTGAAGGTAAGTACTATAACATAGGGTTTCGCGTTTGTAGAATTCCATAA
- a CDS encoding arylsulfatase — protein MPLKVTFTRREFLEKSGQGLLAGSAAFMASSQTIAHESAAKPPNVILILTDDQGYGDLGVHGNDKIRTPNIDRFAGESVEFTQFFVSPVCAPTRASLMTGRYNYRTGVVDTYLGRAMMHGGETTLAELLGGTGYRTGIFGKWHLGDNYPMRPIDQGFQEALVHNGGGIGQPADPPGNRYHNPILQRNGKAEKHEGYCTDIFTSAAIGFIRENRQRPFFCYLATNAPHTPLQIDDSYVKPYLDMGLDETTAKVYGMVTNIDDNIGNLLAELRTLGLERNTIVIFLTDNGPQQTRYTAGLRGLKGQVYEGGIRTSFFIRWPERIQTGAKIDRIAAHIDILPTLLEACGVSKPDNLAIDGKSLLPLLTQKTPAWPDRTLYFQWHRGDEPILFRNCAARGQRYKLINGEELYDMNADPGEKNDIAAVHPDIAAAMRKDCEKWFRDVSSSRGYAPPRIQLGTPYENPTILTRQDWRGPRAGWSKDSLGYWEVETAAAGTYKIILRFDPVQNASEAHFQLSSATATQPIQKGEDSCIFSSVSLNSGAGRLEAWIESNGNSVGVNYVDVSKQP, from the coding sequence ATGCCTTTAAAAGTTACCTTCACCCGCCGGGAGTTTTTGGAAAAAAGCGGCCAAGGTCTTCTGGCGGGTTCCGCCGCCTTTATGGCGTCCTCGCAGACGATCGCTCATGAGTCCGCCGCCAAGCCGCCTAATGTGATTCTCATTCTTACCGACGACCAAGGCTATGGCGACCTTGGCGTTCATGGCAACGATAAGATACGTACACCGAACATCGACCGATTTGCCGGGGAAAGCGTGGAGTTTACGCAATTCTTCGTTTCTCCCGTCTGCGCCCCAACGCGCGCCAGCCTCATGACCGGACGCTACAATTATCGCACCGGCGTCGTCGACACCTATTTAGGCCGCGCCATGATGCACGGCGGCGAAACCACGCTCGCCGAATTGCTCGGCGGGACGGGCTATCGCACGGGCATCTTCGGCAAGTGGCATCTGGGCGACAATTACCCTATGCGCCCCATCGACCAGGGTTTCCAGGAGGCGCTGGTTCATAATGGCGGCGGCATCGGCCAGCCCGCCGATCCTCCAGGCAATAGGTATCACAATCCCATTCTTCAACGCAACGGCAAGGCGGAAAAACACGAAGGTTATTGCACGGACATCTTCACTTCCGCCGCCATCGGCTTCATCCGCGAGAACCGCCAGCGTCCCTTTTTCTGCTATCTCGCGACCAACGCTCCCCATACGCCGCTGCAAATCGACGATTCTTACGTCAAACCTTACTTGGATATGGGCCTCGACGAGACAACTGCCAAAGTCTACGGCATGGTAACCAACATCGACGACAACATCGGCAATTTGTTGGCCGAATTGAGAACCCTCGGCCTGGAACGCAACACGATCGTCATTTTCCTCACTGACAACGGCCCGCAGCAGACTCGTTATACGGCTGGACTGCGCGGCTTAAAAGGGCAAGTCTATGAAGGGGGCATTCGCACCTCTTTCTTCATCCGCTGGCCGGAGCGTATACAAACGGGCGCGAAAATTGACCGCATCGCTGCTCATATCGACATTCTGCCGACTTTGCTCGAAGCCTGCGGCGTTTCCAAACCCGATAATCTCGCCATCGATGGAAAAAGCCTGCTACCGCTCCTGACGCAAAAAACTCCCGCTTGGCCTGATCGCACGCTGTATTTTCAATGGCATCGCGGCGACGAACCCATTCTCTTCCGCAACTGCGCCGCCCGCGGCCAACGCTATAAACTCATTAATGGCGAAGAACTCTACGATATGAATGCCGATCCCGGCGAAAAGAACGATATCGCCGCCGTCCATCCGGATATCGCCGCTGCCATGCGTAAAGATTGCGAGAAATGGTTCCGCGACGTTTCGTCCTCGCGCGGCTATGCTCCCCCCCGTATTCAACTAGGAACGCCGTATGAAAATCCTACGATCCTCACTCGCCAAGACTGGCGCGGCCCCCGCGCCGGTTGGAGCAAAGATTCTCTCGGATATTGGGAAGTCGAAACAGCCGCAGCGGGAACGTATAAAATCATCTTGCGCTTTGATCCCGTCCAAAACGCCTCTGAAGCCCATTTTCAACTGAGCAGCGCAACCGCGACCCAGCCTATACAAAAAGGAGAGGACTCTTGTATATTCTCTTCTGTATCCTTGAACTCCGGCGCGGGAAGACTGGAAGCCTGGATTGAATCGAATGGAAATTCGGTTGGCGTAAATTATGTAGACGTAAGCAAACAACCATAA